One region of Chryseobacterium muglaense genomic DNA includes:
- a CDS encoding bacteriocin-like protein yields the protein MKNLKKLSRNEMKSVTGAKRPCDGWKLCHANDDGSYGYGMCSPETGGTSCHNYACGGGFWC from the coding sequence ATGAAAAATCTAAAAAAACTTTCTAGAAACGAAATGAAGTCTGTAACAGGAGCTAAAAGACCTTGTGATGGGTGGAAATTATGCCATGCAAATGATGATGGAAGCTATGGGTATGGAATGTGTTCACCTGAAACTGGTGGTACAAGCTGTCATAATTACGCTTGCGGAGGCGGATTTTGGTGTTAA
- a CDS encoding vitamin K epoxide reductase family protein has protein sequence MNFDKLIDQFKLDKQEFYFQFNSHPNYPSALAFSDTLNFLGLKNDAYELDKEYWEELPNEFIALVDNSFSLVKKKDNTFTIYSDKVKSINKDELYKNSDDFVLLFEKTETIKNTSFFDFKPFIYAIFGIIILFSVFRLEWSQAVFNILSLIGVYISLELFNQKFGNESVIVNNICGGTANSQSQGSCSKIFSSDKTNILGLKLSDFSLIYFLGITVLGLLFPETQFILKAISWLSVGVILYSIYVQAFVEKSLCRVCLLIIAVLLSQIALSSLFFSSNISLNIILISAVLFAGLFLMLVFINNLTNQKEELKKSNAKNLKFKRNYDLFKRELTDKEKIEFSDNSTFFLGNKDAKLHIAVVSNPYCGFCKDAHKILEDLLAKHPDDISVQMRFNYSGETAGEKYTQLISDFSNIYQNKSQKEFLNTVDTWFKNRDESEIKRKSESETAEDLTDIIQMTKENGLAGLNFTPVFIINGYQFPDKYDREDIHYFIGELIEDEEFETEVVSV, from the coding sequence ATGAATTTCGACAAATTAATCGACCAATTCAAGCTCGATAAACAAGAGTTTTATTTTCAATTTAATTCTCACCCCAATTATCCTTCCGCATTAGCTTTTAGTGATACCCTTAATTTTTTAGGATTAAAAAATGATGCCTATGAGCTAGATAAAGAATATTGGGAAGAACTGCCCAATGAGTTTATCGCTCTGGTCGATAATTCTTTTTCTTTGGTAAAAAAGAAAGATAATACATTCACTATTTATTCCGATAAAGTAAAGAGTATCAATAAAGATGAGCTCTATAAAAATTCGGATGATTTTGTTTTATTATTTGAAAAAACAGAAACGATAAAAAACACTTCGTTTTTTGATTTTAAACCTTTTATTTATGCCATTTTCGGGATTATCATTTTATTTTCTGTTTTCCGGTTAGAATGGTCTCAAGCTGTTTTTAATATTTTGTCGTTGATAGGAGTTTATATTTCGTTGGAACTTTTCAATCAAAAATTCGGAAACGAATCTGTTATAGTCAACAATATTTGTGGTGGTACAGCCAATTCTCAATCTCAAGGTTCATGTTCGAAGATTTTTTCTTCAGATAAAACCAATATTTTAGGATTGAAATTATCAGATTTCAGCTTGATTTATTTTCTTGGAATCACTGTTTTAGGATTATTATTTCCAGAAACTCAATTTATTCTTAAAGCAATTTCTTGGCTTTCTGTAGGGGTAATTTTATATTCAATTTATGTACAGGCTTTTGTTGAAAAATCTCTTTGTAGAGTTTGCTTATTAATTATTGCCGTTTTATTATCGCAAATTGCACTAAGCTCACTGTTTTTTTCTTCAAACATATCATTAAATATCATTTTGATTTCAGCAGTTTTGTTTGCTGGACTATTCCTGATGCTTGTTTTTATCAATAATCTAACGAATCAAAAGGAAGAACTTAAAAAATCAAATGCAAAAAATCTTAAATTCAAAAGAAATTATGATTTGTTTAAAAGAGAACTTACAGATAAAGAAAAAATCGAGTTTTCAGATAATAGCACTTTCTTCTTAGGTAATAAAGATGCAAAACTTCATATTGCTGTAGTTTCTAATCCATATTGTGGGTTTTGCAAAGATGCACATAAAATTCTTGAAGATTTATTAGCAAAACATCCTGATGATATTTCTGTACAGATGAGATTTAATTATTCTGGTGAAACGGCTGGTGAAAAGTATACTCAGCTGATTTCAGACTTTTCTAATATTTATCAAAACAAATCACAGAAAGAATTTTTAAATACTGTAGATACATGGTTTAAAAACAGAGATGAAAGTGAAATTAAAAGAAAATCAGAATCGGAAACTGCAGAAGATCTTACAGATATTATTCAGATGACTAAAGAGAACGGTTTGGCAGGACTTAATTTTACACCGGTATTCATTATTAACGGGTATCAGTTTCCCGATAAATATGACCGTGAAGATATTCATTATTTTATCGGTGAACTCATTGAAGATGAGGAGTTTGAAACCGAAGTTGTTTCTGTTTAA